One genomic window of Elaeis guineensis isolate ETL-2024a chromosome 2, EG11, whole genome shotgun sequence includes the following:
- the LOC105058034 gene encoding probable galacturonosyltransferase 14 isoform X3: MKNNQYNAKSFAIRLKATMENMDSEVKTSRQAEQLHKHVAATTIPKGLHCLSLRLTDEYLSNAHARKQLPPPELLPFLSDDSYYHFIIATDNILAASVVVTSAVRSSLKPEKVVFHVITDKKTYPGMHSWFALHSTSPATVEVKGVHQFDWLTRENVPVFGTIENHYGVRNHYHGNHIMGSNVNENPRVLISKLQARSPNYISLLSHLCIYLPELFPNLNKVLFLDDDVVIQRDLSPLWEIDLSGKVNGAVETCKDKDDWVMSTRFRTYFNFSHPLIANNLDPDECAWAYGMNIFDLSAWRKTSIRDTYHYWMKENLKSNLALWKLGTLPPALIAFRGNVHPIDPSWHMLGLGYQEKPDIDSVSKAAVIHYNGQCKPWLEIGYKHLQPFWTKHVNYSDHFIRNCHILEPQSKTRRPESIKQRGG, from the exons ATGAAGAATAATCAGTATAATGCCAAATCATTTGCTATAAGGTTGAAAGCAACG ATGGAAAATATGGATAGTGAGGTAAAAACATCAAGGCAGGCAGAACAGTTGCACAAACATGTGGCAGCAACTACTATTCCCAAGGGCCTTCATTGTCTCTCCTTGCGTTTGACTGATGAGTATTTGTCAAATGCTCATGCCCGGAAACAATTGCCACCACCTGAGTTGCTACCTTTTCTATCAGATGACTCTTACTACCATTTCATTATAGCCACTGATAACATCCTTGCAGCCTCTGTTGTGGTCACCTCAGCTGTGAGATCTTCATTAAAACCTGAAAAGGTAGTCTTCCATGTTATCACTGACAAGAAGACTTACCCAGGTATGCATTCATGGTTTGCTTTGCACTCAACATCCCCTGCCACTGTTGAGGTGAAAGGTGTTCATCAATTTGATTGGTTGACAAGAGAAAATGTCCCTGTTTTTGGAACTATAGAAAATCACTATGGTGTCAGGAATCACTATCATGGAAATCACATAATGGGTAGCAATGTAAATGAAAACCCAAGGGTTCTCATTTCAAAACTGCAAGCCAGGAGTCCAAATTATATTTCCCTGCTCAGTCATCTCTGCATATACCTGCCTGAG CTTTTCCCAAACCTCAACAAGGTGCTGTTTCTTGATGATGATGTCGTTATTCAGCGCGACTTATCACCATTGTGGGAGATTGATCTTTCTGGAAAGGTAAATGGGGCTGTAGAAACTTGCAAAGACAAAGATGATTGGGTGATGTCTACGCGTTTCAGGACATACTTTAATTTCTCCCATCCTCTCATTGCCAATAATTTGGACCCTGATGAGTGTGCGTGGGCATATGGGATGAATATATTTGACTTAAGTGCATGGAGGAAGACAAGCATAAGAGATACATACCATTACTGGATGAAAGAG AATTTGAAATCAAATCTGGCATTATGGAAGCTTGGCACGTTGCCACCTGCACTGATAGCATTCAGAGGCAACGTCCATCCTATTGACCCATCTTGGCACATGCTAGGCTTGGGTTATCAGGAAAAGCCTGACATTGACAGTGTCAGCAAAGCTGCTGTGATCCATTACAATGGACAATGTAAGCCATGGCTGGAGATTGGCTATAAGCACCTCCAACCATTCTGGACAAAGCATGTAAACTACTCCGATCACTTCATAAGGAACTGTCATATCTTGGAGCCCCAGTCAAAGACCAGAAGGCCAGAGAGCATAAAGCAGAGAGGAGGGTAG
- the LOC105058034 gene encoding probable galacturonosyltransferase 13 isoform X2, whose protein sequence is MLDFSPPDCLGRRLGPKFLVRGGDDSVRLVRDLYKILDQVYSEEVPIGLKLPESFREFLSEMKNNQYNAKSFAIRLKATMENMDSEVKTSRQAEQLHKHVAATTIPKGLHCLSLRLTDEYLSNAHARKQLPPPELLPFLSDDSYYHFIIATDNILAASVVVTSAVRSSLKPEKVVFHVITDKKTYPGMHSWFALHSTSPATVEVKGVHQFDWLTRENVPVFGTIENHYGVRNHYHGNHIMGSNVNENPRVLISKLQARSPNYISLLSHLCIYLPELFPNLNKVLFLDDDVVIQRDLSPLWEIDLSGKVNGAVETCKDKDDWVMSTRFRTYFNFSHPLIANNLDPDECAWAYGMNIFDLSAWRKTSIRDTYHYWMKENLKSNLALWKLGTLPPALIAFRGNVHPIDPSWHMLGLGYQEKPDIDSVSKAAVIHYNGQCKPWLEIGYKHLQPFWTKHVNYSDHFIRNCHILEPQSKTRRPESIKQRGG, encoded by the exons ATGCTCGATTTTTCCCCTCCAGATTGTTTGGGAAGACGATTGGGTCCAAAATTTCTTGTTAGGGGTGGTGACGATTCAGTG AGGCTTGTGAGAGATTTATACAAGATTCTTGATCAAGTATATTCTGAGGAGGTTCCAATTGGCTTGAAGTTGCCAGAATCATTCAGGGAGTTTCTTTCTGAAATGAAGAATAATCAGTATAATGCCAAATCATTTGCTATAAGGTTGAAAGCAACG ATGGAAAATATGGATAGTGAGGTAAAAACATCAAGGCAGGCAGAACAGTTGCACAAACATGTGGCAGCAACTACTATTCCCAAGGGCCTTCATTGTCTCTCCTTGCGTTTGACTGATGAGTATTTGTCAAATGCTCATGCCCGGAAACAATTGCCACCACCTGAGTTGCTACCTTTTCTATCAGATGACTCTTACTACCATTTCATTATAGCCACTGATAACATCCTTGCAGCCTCTGTTGTGGTCACCTCAGCTGTGAGATCTTCATTAAAACCTGAAAAGGTAGTCTTCCATGTTATCACTGACAAGAAGACTTACCCAGGTATGCATTCATGGTTTGCTTTGCACTCAACATCCCCTGCCACTGTTGAGGTGAAAGGTGTTCATCAATTTGATTGGTTGACAAGAGAAAATGTCCCTGTTTTTGGAACTATAGAAAATCACTATGGTGTCAGGAATCACTATCATGGAAATCACATAATGGGTAGCAATGTAAATGAAAACCCAAGGGTTCTCATTTCAAAACTGCAAGCCAGGAGTCCAAATTATATTTCCCTGCTCAGTCATCTCTGCATATACCTGCCTGAG CTTTTCCCAAACCTCAACAAGGTGCTGTTTCTTGATGATGATGTCGTTATTCAGCGCGACTTATCACCATTGTGGGAGATTGATCTTTCTGGAAAGGTAAATGGGGCTGTAGAAACTTGCAAAGACAAAGATGATTGGGTGATGTCTACGCGTTTCAGGACATACTTTAATTTCTCCCATCCTCTCATTGCCAATAATTTGGACCCTGATGAGTGTGCGTGGGCATATGGGATGAATATATTTGACTTAAGTGCATGGAGGAAGACAAGCATAAGAGATACATACCATTACTGGATGAAAGAG AATTTGAAATCAAATCTGGCATTATGGAAGCTTGGCACGTTGCCACCTGCACTGATAGCATTCAGAGGCAACGTCCATCCTATTGACCCATCTTGGCACATGCTAGGCTTGGGTTATCAGGAAAAGCCTGACATTGACAGTGTCAGCAAAGCTGCTGTGATCCATTACAATGGACAATGTAAGCCATGGCTGGAGATTGGCTATAAGCACCTCCAACCATTCTGGACAAAGCATGTAAACTACTCCGATCACTTCATAAGGAACTGTCATATCTTGGAGCCCCAGTCAAAGACCAGAAGGCCAGAGAGCATAAAGCAGAGAGGAGGGTAG